CGTCCCTCATCCATGAGCATCCAGCCCCTTAAGGCATAAGCCTCTGCGTTTTTCTCGATTTGCAGCGACTTGGCGAGGAGCATCTTTGCTTTTTCCAGTGACGCCTTTGAGCTGCGGTTGGCCGGATTCCTGTAAATGGCAAGGGCAAGCAAGGCGCAGTGGCTTGCATTGTCCGGTTCAAGGGTGTAGGCATCCTGAAGCGCCTTTTCCGCATTCTCGAACTCCCCCATTTCCATAAAGACGCTTCCCGACTGAAACTGGATCCTTGCCTGGAGCCTGTCATCCTGCTTTCCGTCAAGGCCCAGGGTGGTATCGGCATTGAGCATCTCGTCGTAGCGTTCCTTGGCCACTACACTGGAGAGTGTGTTGTAGGCATTGGCATAATGGGAGAGAATATCCTGGGCGATATTCATGGTCGTGCCGGAAAGTTCCATGAACTTTTCCGGTGAATACTGGCGGGTCTTGGCAAAATAGGCTTCTTTCAAGGCATTGAAGCTGAATGTGTTCTGGCTGAGCCCGAAGATTTCGTAGTAGTTCTTATTCTGGATGCCGGCATACTCTCGCTGGACAGTCTGTTCGAAATTTATATCTTCCGAGGAAAGCGGCGCCGCCATGCCATCGGTGCCCACTACTAGTTCCAGTGTTTCCGATACCTCTTCCACCAGATCGTCGAAACCGACAGCTGGTTCATCGGCGGTTTTGACCTCCTCCATTGGGCGATTGAACAGGTTCCTCTGCACAAAATCGGGTTCTTCATCTGCCGACGGAACATCTCGGAAACCCAACATGCCCATGGCAAAGAGAAAATAAAAAAATGCGGCCGCTTCGCCGGGCGTTTCGGCCGCGGCAACCAATTCCTTCAGGGGGCGCCGTGCGGCCAGCTGCTGCAGGAAGTCGATTTCTTCCCGGCGAAGCGTGAGCAGGTTGGTGAGGCGAAAAAAGAGCGAAGTTCTGAATGGGTACTTTCCGCCATTGACCCTGATAAACTGTTCCCCTTCGAAGGGGATGCTGTTTTCCCTGGCTGCCTGGCATAGGAGACGGGGCATCGACAGGGGGGCCAGGGGAAACTCCGTATTCGGTGACGGTTCCTCTCGGAAGCTGAAACCTGTCGTCTCCCGCAGGGCGGAAATAATTGCCGCGGTAAGAAAAAGCCGTGATTCCTCGACCAGATCATCATAGGTGAGAAGGCCCGTGTGGGTAAAGAAAAGCCGTCCCTCGCCGGAACTGAGGAACAGGTTCAGGTCGTCGACGGTTATTTTCCCGGTGGAGGTCAGAAAGGAAGCAAAACCGCGTTCCCCCTTGGATATGAATGAAATTGGCTCCCCATGGAGAAATATTACGCGGACCCCTTGGGGTAGAGAGAGCGTGCCGCTTTTTCCGGTTTCATGGATGCCAAGAATCTTGCTGAAAAGATTCCGCGCCTCTCCAATCTCTTGAACATCTGTCAATGATGAATGCACCGCGTTCAAGAATGCCTGCCTGGAGAAGGGCTTTTCCAGGTAGTGACGAACTCCCAGTTTTTGCGCCCCCAAAGCATATTTCTCTCCCCTGTATACACCGGTCATGATAATGACGGGTAATGATGCCAGTTCAGGTGATTTGCGCAGCCTCTGCAGCACTTCAACGCCGCTCAGTTCCGGCAGTTTCAGGTCGAGGAGCAGGAGATCCACCGGGCTTGAAGCGAGTACACGCATGGCTTCAGTCCCGGTCCCGGCAATGATCGTTTCCATACCTTGTGCCGCAAGAAAGGTCTGCAGCATCTGCGCCAGTGCGGCGTTATCTTCTGCCAGTAATACTCGGGTAGTCATTTGCGTATCCCGCCGTTTTCCCGGATGTTGGGGGAGCGGATTTGGATGAGGATTTAAGGTATCGGTTCACCGCCTGGTTGTGCTCTTCAAGAGTGGTCGAAAAATGATGATTGCCGTTTTTTTTCGCTACGAAATAGAGATAATCTGCAGGTGCCGGATTGAGGACCGCCTCTATAGCGGCGCTGCTGGGATTGCCGATGGGCCCCGGCGGCAATCCCTTGATCATGTAAGTGTTGTACGATGATTTGCGCATGATATCCTGCTTTGAGACGTTGCCGGCAAATGCCCTTACTCCGTAAACTGCAGTGGGATCGCTTTGAAGGCGCATCCCCATTTTAAGACGATTATGAAAAACAGCGGCAATCAGGGGGCGTTCTGACGGATCTATAGCCTCTTTTTCTATCATGGAGGCCATGGTGAGGACCTTGACCTGATCGAAGGGATGCCCATTTGCCCTGTCGGCGAACCTGGTGGAGTATACTTCATGGAACTTCTCCACCATTTGCTCTATCAGGTCCTTTTCCGACATGCCCGGCACAATATTGTAGGAACCTGGATAGAGGTAGCCTTCAACGCTCAAGCCCGGAATGTTCAGGTCGTGAAGCATTTTTTTGTCACGGCACTGTTTGAGAAAGGATTTTTTGCTGAAGAAGCCTTTTGCCTCCAGCATTTCAGCGATTTGGAAAGTGGAGTAGCCTTCGGGTACGGCAAACAGGCACCGGTAGACATCCCCTGTAGCCAGCTTGCCCAGTATCTCTCCGGGGGACATGCCGTCGTTGAATTGATACGTGCCAGCCTTTAACCTGGCATCAAGGCCGCGAAGCCTGGCATAAAGTGTGAAAAGGCGTGTGCTGGAGACCAGTTTTCTTCTATGGAGTTCTGCAGCTATTTTGCCGGGAGTCATTCCCGGGGAGATAGTAATCATTTCAATAGTTTTGCCGCTGCCTGCGGGATTGCCGGCAAAAAATCCCAGCCGCAGCATCGGTAGCAGCAGCAATAGCAGGAGAACCGCTGGAATGCGGTACTTTTTCTTCTTTTTTAAAAAGTTAAATTTCATGTCCCAGTGTCTTGCATTTTTGTGGCTACTGCCCATAAAAGGCCAATATTCAGCCATTTGTAGGTTATATTAGCCTTTATGTCAAGGCCAAAAGCCTATATTTTACTATGGCATCCCTGGCGATACGAGCCTGCTCGTCACCCCGGATATGCCGACGGCTGCTTTATTGACTTAGCTGTTTACATGGTGTAACCTGCTCTGCTAATTAGTTTTACCGGGAGAGGACCGTTTTTCTTGTTTATCTCAGGTTGCAAGCCCTGTTTTGATGGCGAAATTGGCGAAATTTTCATAAATAGCAGGTTTTGCAGCGGGAAAAGAAGAGTTTAACCGTACTCGGACACTGGCGGATCTTTGAAAAGGCTTGATCCTGAAAATGTGCATAATGCGCTGACCATTGATGTGGAAGACTGGTATCACGTCAGCAATTACGAGGCGAAGCCGGTTTTACCTCCAGGGTCCAGGCGGGTGCGGCAGAATGTCGAGCGTATCCTGGCAATTCTGGCCGAGTACCATATCAAGGCCACCTTCTTCATGCTCGGCTCCGTCGCCGAAGAGGAGCCGACTCTGGCTGGCGATATAGTCAGAGACGGACACGAAATTGCGTCCCATGGATATTCACATACACTGGTGCCTCGGTTGGGGCCGAACAGTTTCAGGGATGAAATTAGACGAACGGCGGAAGTAATAGGCAGGCAAACCGGCTGCAAGCCTGTCGGTTTCAGGGCGCCCCAATGGTCCATTGGTCCAGGGACCCCTTGGGCAGTGGATATCCTCCAAGAGGAGGGTTACCTGTATGATTCCAGTTACAATCCGCTTCCATTTGTGGGTGACCGAAAGGGGCCTCGCACTCCTTTTGCTATTGCGACCACGGGAGGCAGTATTGTCGAGGTGCCGCCCATGGTGACACCTTCTCCCATCGGCAACCTCCCGACCGGTGGTGGATGGGGATTCCGATTTTTCCCCTTGGGTTTGATCGCCCATACTGCCAGGAAACTTAACAATGGGGGAGTGCCTGCGGTTTTTTATCTCCATCCTCGGGAAATGGACCCATCCGGTCCGCGCTTGAGCCTTCCGCCCCTGAAATCCTTTGCCGCATATGGAACCAGGAGCGACGCCGAGGGCCGGCTCAGGCATCTTCTGCAATCACTCAAGTTCTGTACCATGAGGCAGTTGGTGGAAAAGTGGGAAGCTGTATAATTATTCCGGCCTATAATGCCGAAAAGACAATTGTTGCCGTGGTTACGGAAGCACTGTCTTCAGGTTTACCGCTGCTGGTAGTCGATGATGGCTCCATGGACGCGACTGCCACCTGCATCAAGGGTTTGCCGCTCAATCTCATCAGCCATCGCCGTAATATGGGTAAAGGCGCCGCCCTGAGAACCGGGTTCAACTGGGCGCTGATGCATGGATTCGAGGGAATTGTGACAATCGATGCGGACGGTCAGCATGACATTTCCGCCATCGGTTGCCTGATTGAACATGCCAAGGGGAACAATCTTGATATCCTTATAGCATCGCGATTTTCCCAGTTTAACCAAATGGCGGGGTTGCGCAGTTTTTGGAACCGGTTTGGCGTGTGGTGCATGAAGAAGCGGACCGGTTTTGAAATAAGCGACAGCCAGTCCGGCTTTCGCTACTATTCCGGTCATCTGCTGCGCAGCATCAATCTTGTCTCAGAAGGCTATGACCTGGAGATGGAAATACTGATGAAGGCCTGGCGTGGCGGGTTTACTATTGGTTCCATCCCGATAGCGGCGCGCGTGGCAGATGGGCGCGCTACAAGCCATTACAGACCGGTACGCGATACCTGGAATATCTGTATGACCTTTTTGCGATACATGCGTGCTTGAAAACGGACTTAAGGTTGGGAAAACCCTTATAATCTTTAAATAGCTTCATGAAGTGGGTGAACATGCTCCAGAGTTTGAAAAACTACTCGACAGAAAAAATAGTTTCTTTGCTCCTTTCGCTGGCGACCAATTCGTCCAATGAAAACCTGGCCAGGATGACTTACCTGATGGAACTGATCCCGAAAAAGGATTATTACAGGGATCGCATCAGATGGATGCGCCAGCTGCTTCGTGACAACCATCCAAGTATGGAGTTTCCCCGCCGCATCCTTCGTGATTTGCATCCCAATCAGCGGGATAAATGGATCACCAATCTTGCTGTCAACCATCTGCTCTCCGGAACCAATAAGCGGAAAGCCTGGGCCGACCGGGAAGGCTACTATCCCCCTTCGACAGTTGTGATCAGCCCGACCATGAAATGCAATCTTTCCTGCTACGGCTGCTATGCCGGTGACTATCAAAAGTCCCTGGAGCTTTCCCTGGAAGAGATCGACTCGGTGCTCACCCAGATGAAGGAAATGGGGGTGTATTTCGCCGTTATTTCCGGGGGAGAACCTTTCTTCAAG
This region of Geotalea daltonii FRC-32 genomic DNA includes:
- a CDS encoding polysaccharide deacetylase family protein, yielding MKRLDPENVHNALTIDVEDWYHVSNYEAKPVLPPGSRRVRQNVERILAILAEYHIKATFFMLGSVAEEEPTLAGDIVRDGHEIASHGYSHTLVPRLGPNSFRDEIRRTAEVIGRQTGCKPVGFRAPQWSIGPGTPWAVDILQEEGYLYDSSYNPLPFVGDRKGPRTPFAIATTGGSIVEVPPMVTPSPIGNLPTGGGWGFRFFPLGLIAHTARKLNNGGVPAVFYLHPREMDPSGPRLSLPPLKSFAAYGTRSDAEGRLRHLLQSLKFCTMRQLVEKWEAV
- a CDS encoding response regulator → MTTRVLLAEDNAALAQMLQTFLAAQGMETIIAGTGTEAMRVLASSPVDLLLLDLKLPELSGVEVLQRLRKSPELASLPVIIMTGVYRGEKYALGAQKLGVRHYLEKPFSRQAFLNAVHSSLTDVQEIGEARNLFSKILGIHETGKSGTLSLPQGVRVIFLHGEPISFISKGERGFASFLTSTGKITVDDLNLFLSSGEGRLFFTHTGLLTYDDLVEESRLFLTAAIISALRETTGFSFREEPSPNTEFPLAPLSMPRLLCQAARENSIPFEGEQFIRVNGGKYPFRTSLFFRLTNLLTLRREEIDFLQQLAARRPLKELVAAAETPGEAAAFFYFLFAMGMLGFRDVPSADEEPDFVQRNLFNRPMEEVKTADEPAVGFDDLVEEVSETLELVVGTDGMAAPLSSEDINFEQTVQREYAGIQNKNYYEIFGLSQNTFSFNALKEAYFAKTRQYSPEKFMELSGTTMNIAQDILSHYANAYNTLSSVVAKERYDEMLNADTTLGLDGKQDDRLQARIQFQSGSVFMEMGEFENAEKALQDAYTLEPDNASHCALLALAIYRNPANRSSKASLEKAKMLLAKSLQIEKNAEAYALRGWMLMDEGREGLAEGEFQKALKINPKESNARKGLNMIAEKRETDKKGLFRKIFS
- the mltG gene encoding endolytic transglycosylase MltG is translated as MKFNFLKKKKKYRIPAVLLLLLLLPMLRLGFFAGNPAGSGKTIEMITISPGMTPGKIAAELHRRKLVSSTRLFTLYARLRGLDARLKAGTYQFNDGMSPGEILGKLATGDVYRCLFAVPEGYSTFQIAEMLEAKGFFSKKSFLKQCRDKKMLHDLNIPGLSVEGYLYPGSYNIVPGMSEKDLIEQMVEKFHEVYSTRFADRANGHPFDQVKVLTMASMIEKEAIDPSERPLIAAVFHNRLKMGMRLQSDPTAVYGVRAFAGNVSKQDIMRKSSYNTYMIKGLPPGPIGNPSSAAIEAVLNPAPADYLYFVAKKNGNHHFSTTLEEHNQAVNRYLKSSSKSAPPTSGKTAGYANDYPSITGRR
- a CDS encoding glycosyltransferase family 2 protein yields the protein MGSCIIIPAYNAEKTIVAVVTEALSSGLPLLVVDDGSMDATATCIKGLPLNLISHRRNMGKGAALRTGFNWALMHGFEGIVTIDADGQHDISAIGCLIEHAKGNNLDILIASRFSQFNQMAGLRSFWNRFGVWCMKKRTGFEISDSQSGFRYYSGHLLRSINLVSEGYDLEMEILMKAWRGGFTIGSIPIAARVADGRATSHYRPVRDTWNICMTFLRYMRA